The sequence below is a genomic window from Lolium perenne isolate Kyuss_39 chromosome 7, Kyuss_2.0, whole genome shotgun sequence.
AGTTCCTGCTTTTCTGATGTTTTTTGCTCCATATAAGAATTGTTAGGTTGACTGAAatcacaatttttttttttgagaacataGTACAACACAGCAGCTTACAAACAAACACGCATGTCTCACCCATATGAACGCACACAGATCCTACTCCTATGAACACCTACAAGGTACCGAGCCGGCATATctcgaggttgacgaagtcatcaCTAACGtctcgctgttgacgggcacgtcacctatcactgaaagcatagcgccggttactccaggtaaatgcaaacacccaaACAATTTTGCACATTTTTGTTACCACGGTAACTTGTAGACAGTGCCAGGATGTTTTTTTGAGGGGTTTGCCAGGATGTTCATCTGGTTAGCCGTTGAGCGGGCCCAAAAGAAGTCCATGCTAGGGCCCAGGCCCAGCAAATGCACGCTTTGGGGAAGGAACCGCTGGATCTGGCCCCTTCGTTCTGAGATGGACGGACCAGATCTGACCTCAGTCACCGCCATGGGCCTTCCGCCATCTTGCGTCTCCCTCTTCCACGAAAGAACATCTCAGAAAAAAGAGGAGTCCGAAAGAAGCCGGGAAAccctcgcggcggcggcggcgatgccgGCGGAGGGGACGCGGATGGCGGGGCTATGGGAGCGGGAGGTCGGCCGCCTGCGGCCCAAGCGCTTCGCCAACGCCTTCATGGCTTCCAGGGTCCGTCCCCCCTCTCTCTCCCTTCCTCCCCCCTCCGCCCCTCTCCTCCGctcgcgccgccaccacctcGAAATCGAACAAGATTGGGTCGACCTAGCGAGATTCAGCGCGGCTAACCTAGTCTTAGATCGCCCTCGCTGCACCCCGCTTGCCAATTTCACGGCGGGTCACCATCTTCTAATAGTAGTTTGCAGTTCATCTCTTGCTTGTAACAATGGGAATCTGCCTCTCTGCCTCCGCAGGACTTTGTGCAGTCTCTGGGTATTCAGAAGAGGCTGCGGGAGCACCGGGGCTGCGTGAACACCGTGAGCTTCAACAGCAGCGGGAGCCTGCTGCTGTCCGGGTCGGACGACATGACCCTGGTGCTGTGGGACTGGGAGGCCGGGACGCCGGCCACGAGCCTCCACACCGGCCACGAGAACAACGTGCTCCACGCGCAGTTCATGCCCTCCTCGGGTGACCGGAGCATCGTCACGGCCGGTGCCGACGGGGAGGTACAATACACACACCCGAATCGACGGTTCTATGTTTCATCTTGTGCTTTTTTTGTTTGCTCATTTGGTCAtggttgcggcggtgaaacaggtGAGGCATTTGCAGATGCGAGAAGGCGGTCCTGTGGTTGTGGACAGGTTTGTCGAACTGGAGTATCCGGTCCACCGGCTGGCCGTTGAGCCGGGGAGCCCGCACACGTTCTATAGCTGCGGGGGAGATGGCTCCGTGTGGCATGTAAGTTCTTACATACCAACTCGCTTCCTTCATTTGTGAATTATCGCCGCAGGGTTCCTCTGTCGCTGACTCGGTTTTCCTCCCAGTTTGACCTAAGGGGGAAAGAGGCCACCAAGCTCTTCAGCTGCCCGTCTATTAACGACAAGACAACCAAGATCATCGAACTCTATGCTGTCGCCATGGACCCAAGAAATCCATGTTATTTCGCGCTCTCCGGATCCGACGAGTATGTCAGGCTATATGACCGCCGCAAGAGTTTTGTGAACGGGGGTTCCCTTTTCGGTACCCCAGTCGAGCACTTCTGCCCGCCGCATTTGATCGGTCAAAACAAAGACGGAATAACCGGCCTGGCTTTCTCACAGGCCGGCGAGATGTTGGCGTCCTACAGTTATGACAACATCTACCTTTTCGAGAGAGAGCACGGGTTGCACTTCAACAATTTCAAGGTTGGCGAGAAACTCCTGATGGATGAAACCATGGGTGCCACATTACCTCAGACTTTCAAGGGACACCAGAACATGCAAACCGTCAAGGGTGTTAACTTCCTTGGTCCCAATTATGACTTTGTTGCCTCCGGATCAGACTGTGGCTATGTATTTATTTGGAGAAAGAAGGGTGGGGAGCTTATACGTGTGATGAAAGGAGATAAACGGATTGTGAACTGTGTTGAACAGCACCCTTCCGAGAGTATTTTCGCAAGCAGTGGCATTGATACGAGCATCAAGATCTGGGGAGCTGGTGGAAGTGAAGACCCCTCCGTTGCAAACTTTGATGAGGTTTGTTCTTTGTTTTTACTAAACACGTTGTGTTTCTTGCCGACTGTTGTATTGTTCGGATGCAGAACTTGGTAGGTATGGCCTAATATGTTGCGTAGGCTTGGTTCTGAATTTATATATGGGGCTATTTATACATTTTTTGTTTGAGTCATGATCACGCTTTAATAAAGCTCAAATAGTGTATCACTCCTGCGTCTTATTTTCCCATATAAATTTTGGGAAGTGAAAAACCTGGTTCATTTGCACCCTGACTTGGTATATTGGACTCAACTCATATGTTTTCATTGCAATGATTCTGAAGGGGGAAGGACTAGTTGTACACGTTAGAAAGTAAGTTGGGTGTAGGTATGTTTTGTAGCTGACAGAACAATTGTGTCCAAGTAACTGCTGGCCCTGGGGAGAGGCAGTACAGCTTCTATTTTTATTGTAACTAAGCACTTTGTCTAAATCAAGCAGTATGTGAATTGTGTTGGCATAAGAACACCCCTGCTATATTATGTGTTTTTGTTTTGGTACACAGTGTTCACCCACTGTTGTAAGTACCACGTTGTTTCTGCCCTAGTACTTTTAACAGAGGTTGTTGGAACTGGGCCGAAAAACCCCGTGCTGTGGCATCTGTCTTCTGTCACTGCTATATCAAGTGATGCAACTATCCGATCGGTAAAACGATGCTGACAAGTTAATTTTACTCTTTGAAGGTTGATGACCCAGACCCGTATCTCTTCAGCATGAGCAGCGACTCCGACAGCTCAGAATACATGGACGACTACATCTTCGCCCCGGTCTCCGGGTCCTCCTCTGATGGCGAGGATGAAGACGACGATTCCTCCGGCGAGGACACCACCAGCAGCGACGAAGGCGATACGGAAGAAATGGCGGAGGGAGACGAAAGCGAGGAAGAAGAGGATGCGGAAGAAATGGTGGATGGAGATGAAGTTGTGGAGGAAGAAGTCGACAAGGGCGGCGACGGCGACATGGATGATGAATGACGAGAGTGCGTTTTTTTCTTCCCTGGGAGCTGATCAATGATCGGATGTAGGATTCTGACTTTAAAGAAGGGCGTGCCTTTGCGTAGGTAGGTGTATACGAGGTTACTGTTAGTGTTTCATTTTTTCACTCTGCGAGATAGGTTttttttttgtacatatactttcaaAGATAGTTGAGCAATGCGAtgatgttcaaaaaaaaaaaaaaaagcaatgtGATGTGATGTAAATCTTTTCCTGCCAGTAATTTTGCCTGGTAACGATAACAGCTTTTGATACagtttttttcttcttctgtAAGACTGTAAGTTCGACACAGTTCGTCTCAATTCTGATGGCTTTTCTGACAAAGTGGCTATTCCGAATCATGCTTTCGGCGAAAATCGAAATGATTCCCTGTGAATTTCCCTGC
It includes:
- the LOC127319174 gene encoding uncharacterized protein, whose amino-acid sequence is MPAEGTRMAGLWEREVGRLRPKRFANAFMASRDFVQSLGIQKRLREHRGCVNTVSFNSSGSLLLSGSDDMTLVLWDWEAGTPATSLHTGHENNVLHAQFMPSSGDRSIVTAGADGEVRHLQMREGGPVVVDRFVELEYPVHRLAVEPGSPHTFYSCGGDGSVWHFDLRGKEATKLFSCPSINDKTTKIIELYAVAMDPRNPCYFALSGSDEYVRLYDRRKSFVNGGSLFGTPVEHFCPPHLIGQNKDGITGLAFSQAGEMLASYSYDNIYLFEREHGLHFNNFKVGEKLLMDETMGATLPQTFKGHQNMQTVKGVNFLGPNYDFVASGSDCGYVFIWRKKGGELIRVMKGDKRIVNCVEQHPSESIFASSGIDTSIKIWGAGGSEDPSVANFDEVDDPDPYLFSMSSDSDSSEYMDDYIFAPVSGSSSDGEDEDDDSSGEDTTSSDEGDTEEMAEGDESEEEEDAEEMVDGDEVVEEEVDKGGDGDMDDE